In the genome of Paramisgurnus dabryanus chromosome 16, PD_genome_1.1, whole genome shotgun sequence, the window TTGGAAAGCGTATAACTACCAGGGCTCGCACATCAGCTCCCTTTATTCACGCCAAGACTCGAAGGACTCTGTGAACTACGGCAGTTACCTAAATGGCAGCCAGAGGACCCTGTCTTCTGCCAGCCCGAGCCCCAGCTACCACTCCAAAGGTCTGTCACATTTCCAGGAGGACGGACCTAGATACGCCCGGAGCAGGACACCTTCTGTTTTATCCGAGAGTATTTTGGATCATCATCTTGCGCCTGTGGAAGAAGTCCCCAGCCTGTTTTTAGGCCTTCCAGATCATGGTATTGTAGATGGCCCTCAAATGCAGGAAATTATTAAGGATATGGACTGTGAAGGTGGTTTTTCACCCTGAAGATTACTtttgctttaaaggggacatatcatgaaaatcagactttttcatgtttaagggctataattgggtccccggtgcttctatcaacctataaaatgtgaagaacaaccaagtaacttagttttggtaaaccactgtctgcaagcatgtaaaaataggtaattgaaatttggctccccttgtgatgtcagaaggggataataccgccccttaatctgcactatccaaccactgcactgtcatttagtgcagagatcagctcatttgcattttaaaggacacacccaaaatcgcacatatttgctcacaccaacaaagtggcaatttaaacatgttataataaattatctattatattttgagctagaacctCATATATGTACTTAGGGGACAccagatatttattttacatctttaaaaacagtcttgtgaaatgtcccctttaatgacaCCACCTCTTCAAAAAACCGGACGTGTCATCAAACTGCTACGCACAATTTCAGTTTTGTCTGTCAGGTTGTAGGGACAGCATTTGTGTGATGTTAATTAAAAACGAAGTGCCTTTGCATAGAATGTATTTTCTTTACACTGTGAAAGTTTTTTGTGTGAATACACTGATATTCTGTAAGCACAACATTAAAGcaattttgcttattttatcATTCATTTGCCTCACTTTAATATTGATTTTCAAATACTACTCTTTCTTGTTATGTACACTGGTTAAGCATACAATAAAACCtaatattgttattataaaatgtattagaTTTCACCTCACAGAAGGCAAAATTACTTAGAAAGGCTGATCATACAGATAATAAAATGATTTTATGAGTGAAGGGAATGAAAGGTTTAGTTTCTGTATGAATGAGACACCTCTTGATTTATATTGAGAATTTTAGAGATTTATTTTatcaataatgtattttttagcAGTTATTCACTAGCTATAGACAACGCActgtacattttatttacagtcagtTTTATAAGCACCCATTTTCAAGAGAggagtttttgtgtttttactacTCAACAAATCTCCTTAGGAAAGGTGAAGACCAGAGATAATTAGTTAATTCTGCCTTGAACACTACACATGAGGCATGTTGATCAAGGCTGCAAAAATAAACTTCTATACAAcatttgaaaagaaaaaaaaatctaacttcTCTTAACATTCTTAAGCAGAAATACAAAAGTTGTGTGATTACAAAATTCACTTTACCGCCATGTCCAAATAAATCAAACACTAAATCTAAAGCGGGAACAAATGgactgaataaaaaataaataatttaacgTAAGATTTAGTAACTATTACTAAACATATAAAGGTAAACAAACTatgaaacaaaaacattcaTATACTGAATTAAATGCACACCTCTATGCCCATCTCACCAGCAAAAGATCCATTAATACActcacatttaaaaaacaaacatggcTCTGTATTTACACTGTACAAATACAATATTTCTCTGATCGAAATATACCCTCCATCCAGAAATTTAAAGGCttacaattttctttttttcaacTAGTCAAAAAGCCTCTTGCGATGAAGATATGGACTTGATATAGATTCAGACTTTTGTTGCagcaactgaaaaaaatgaatgataataataactgttagttctttaaataaaataaaataaaataataaaaaatatgaatcaAGAGACCAACTGTGCTTTAAAAGGGCTCCTTAAACAACAAACTTATTCTTCGTGGTTGAACCACTTTTCGTGGCTGTGTCTGCATGTGATTGGTATCCAATGATAACCTTTGCTGGCACACCTAGTCTTTCCTTATACACACGCctgcaaataaaaataattgcaGATTTACAGATATGTTCAATACATTAGCCTTATaaccacaaaacatttttaaggagtttttgtaaccaaaccactGATTTTGACAAGTATTTATTTTCcctactatggatgtcaatAAGGCTtctgaatggtttggttacaaacattgctcaaaatatcttcctttgtgtttaggtaaaaaaaatcaatttataCAGCTTTGCAACAACaggagggtgagtaaatgacagaatttaaatttttcgGTAAATTACCCCTATATCCTGGATGTTCTTTTGTTGGTGTTCtttcttcaaaatgattttTCTTACCCTATATGTACAACAGCATCTTTGTTCTCATAGTCTGTCGTCCATATTGATATTTTGTCTCCTTTTGTTCGCACATTGACGACGGCACCGCAGACATCATCACTGTGGTCGTCAAATCCTTCTCCCACAAGGCACAGAAGCTGAAAAACAAAGGCAGAATTGAGAGAGACGTTAAAGCCTTTACATTTACACCAGACGCAAATGAAGCTAATAAATCATGCCATTTGCACGTAGTTGggcgcttgaacattttgagttaactagCTTAATTCGTGTATGAAATTCAGGTCATATACATGTGAAATTTAGACACATATTTGCCGGCTTTTGCTAGCTTATAGTCacaatatgtgtatatatatagcTCATATTGAGTAAAGAGCATTGTTTTGACCTCCTTACTCACTTTCTTCCAAGcaagatccttttaattccGGTTTCTATAGAAGTATGAAGATATGACGCACAATTCCGGGTGTCTACATAGAGCGAACAATgattttgtcctccattgttgttttgtatttttcagtatgtgcactttttacagtgcatcataaatgtgttagcatttaacctagccccattcattccttaggatccaaacaaggatgaatttagaagacaccaaacacttccatgttttcctttCTTAAAGACTGTTgaatatggtggcacaaaataaaagtagcACATTTCtaagcagataaaaatgagaactatactgtatggtggaagagctcttagtttgcagcacttcaaacTCGACGTGCAAAATTTATTACAATAATTGACggagttctcattttttatccgcttaaaaatttaacacattttgtgccaccatacttactcgtgtaactactcatgtaacagtctttaaatagggaaaacatggaagtgtttggtggcttctaaattcatccctgtttggatcctaaggaatgaatggggctaggctaaatgctaaaacattCACAACGCTCTGCACAAAGATTAAGttcacgcattgaataaagattcgtatgaattaatttgtctaagttgaggtaagaacatagtaaaatattgactGTTATCCTTTAACGCTTCATTCCCATTTGGTGTGAATGCTAGGGTGGCAATTTGTGCCAGTTCTGCCGGACACATCCGAAACAGGATTTCAggtgcgttctccggaagtcacGTTGCTCGACcacatacgtcatcgaggtccAGAAAGGTTCTCacctttcagttaaaatacattagaaaatgaagatttatttcttttaagacatacaatcattgtagtttcattcttacttTGAAATGTAACTATGGAACGATATTCCGGACAATATTAAAAAGGAATTGCAAATTGTATTTGCAATTGCGTTTCCTACTTGTGGGTGTAAAAACTGTGACTTAATTCAAACGCAAATGCAAACTGTTTGCATTTCCGTTTACGCGAACGTACAGTATATGCCAAATTTCAAATATAAAATCATAGTCCATTTGCAATTGAATTTCCTATGTCTTTCGAGTTATGACCCTGCCATATTTCAATCTCAATTGCAATTCATCATTTGCTATTTCACTTCCTCTAGCGTCGCGTACTGATCTTGCCAAAACTCAAATGAAATCGCAATCCTCTTTGCATTTGCGTTTCCAATGTCCGTACTTAAACTTGTCAATCACAGTGTTGGGGGTGGGGTTATATTATAGGGCGTGTTTGGAAGCGACGTCACTCACAGTCGACCACGCTTCACTGTGCTTAAAAGGCCACAAGGGGGAGCAAAAGAAAAGCTAAAATGATAACGCAGAAAAATGTTCAtacattaaattatatattacCTCAGTTATATTTCATCAATTAATCAAATAAGCTTAAGCACTGTTTATTCACTTGCATAAACTTGCATTAACTTGCTAGTAAAGAAAGAtgccattttaaagcattttaataaaaaaagagctCATGCTGTGTTAATCAGATGTGATAAGAGCTAGTGAAGTATCAAGTAAATGTGGGTACATTACTTTAATTCATGctaataacattttattttaatagtgATTGGTTATGGAAGGACGGGGATGACTGGCTTAATGCGTTTTAACAGAGAACAAAAAACACCCGCTTCTTGCGTTCTCCTTCAATAAATATTCTTTCTTCAGGGTTCTAGAGCATCAGTCCACATAGATCTCTCACCCTCTCCAGAAAGATCGCATTTGCAGCTTTTATCCTGTTTCCCCACGACGATTAATGACGAGAAACATCTCATGCTGAACCtgacccttacgaaaattaaccatggttttactacatttaaaaaacatggttttcaaaaatcatagttgaaccatggttttgctgatagtaaacAATAAaccaaaaaccatggttactacacttttaccacaataaaccatggttaattttcgtaaggggaaCTTTGGGACCGCTCGTCTTCCGACTCGCTGTCACTCGTTGCTGACTCCGTTGAGCCACCGACCACTCTTTGTTTTGTCAGACagattaacatttttatattgttttactAAAAATACCAAGGttacaaaatatttgttaacCTTTTGAAGAAATTTAggttatatgatattttgatacATAATAGACTGCCTTaattttataatacatttagTCAATAAGTCAGCTAAATGTTCATATATTATTTTTCTGATCGAAATATAATTTAGCATACTTCATTGactgatttataaaataataccttttctaataaaacacaagtgtttaaaataatgcacTTATGATACACTTCTAATAATACACTTATAGCGTTTGACATGAGATATTGTCAAAACATTCTGCCATATTATTACTGACAAAAACAATTGAAGGTCAATAATCAATTAATGAAGATGCGTTCATTTAATTCATAAAACTCACACTTTTGAAACGGTGCTTATCTGGTTAATAATTGCTGCAATATAACTGAGgtaatatataatttaatgtataaaaaatttTCTGCGTTATCATTTTAGCTTTTCTTGTGCTCCCCCCTGTGGCAATTTAAGTGCAGTGAGGCGTGGTCGACTGTGAGTGACGTCGCTTCCAAACACGCCCTATAATATAACCCCACCCCAACACTGTGATTGACAAGTTTAAGTACGGACATTGGAAACGCAAATGCAAAGAGGATTGCGATTTCATTTGAGTTTTGGCAAGATCAGTACGCGACGCTAGAGGAAGTGAAATAGCAAATGATGAATTGCAATTGAGATTGAAATATGGCAGGGTCATAACTCGAAAGACATAGGAAATTCAATTGCAAATGGACtttgattttacatttgaaatttGGCATATATTGTACGTTCGCGTAAACGGAAATGCAAACAGTTTGCATTTGCGTTTGAATTAAGTCACAGTTTTTACACCCACAAGTAGGTAAAGCAATCGCTAATACAATTTGCAATTCCTTTTTAATATTGTCCGGAATATCATTCCatatgtaacggttgcttttctgaaattgaacctgaaatattaaaccttgatgacgtatgcggtcgaccaacgcgacttccggagaacgcacaCAAAATTCTGTTCAGGGCGTGTCCGACGGAACTGGCACAAATGGCCACCCTAGTGAACACACCTTCAGGATCTACAAACAATCCATATCAACTATCAAGCTAATGCAGCACAACTTGAGATTTTGTACACACCGTCTCCAACCAGAAGCGGTCCAGGTCGGCTCTGCGCTGCTGTTTGGAAAGGGTGATCAGCCAGCGGCCTCCCCGTTTATTCCTTTCATCCTCCCACATAGGCTCAATGCCATCCTGCTCCAAAACAGTAAACAGATCGGAGTGGCATGACAAACAACACTCTGCACGGATGAAGtatcaaagaaaaacaaaattgaTCACAGAGGAGTCCAGATTGTAAACTATGTGACAACCTATGTTTAATCAAAAAGTGGATTATTACAAACCACTTACTAAGATTTAAACTCTAACTACCTTACCTTGAAAAGAGAGTAGTCACATCCTGACATTAAGTTACTTGATAATTGGATGTGATTGTATAGCCTGGGAACAGAAGATCAAAACTTGTTTTAAGATCACAGTTCTATTGTGAGGGGTTTGTGATTCATGAGTATACAGTGTGGAGATGCAGCAACTGGTTTTTGAGTAAACTTTTCTCTTGTAAACACTTACGCCCAGAAGTCTTCCACCGTGTCAAACTTTGAGATGAGACGAAGATTTG includes:
- the eif4ea gene encoding eukaryotic translation initiation factor 4E-1A; the encoded protein is MATAEPENSTNPLSTEEDKNDENRQEIVSLEDYIKHPLQNRWALWFFKNDKSKTWQANLRLISKFDTVEDFWALYNHIQLSSNLMSGCDYSLFKDGIEPMWEDERNKRGGRWLITLSKQQRRADLDRFWLETLLCLVGEGFDDHSDDVCGAVVNVRTKGDKISIWTTDYENKDAVVHIGRVYKERLGVPAKVIIGYQSHADTATKSGSTTKNKFVV